In Aerosakkonema funiforme FACHB-1375, the DNA window CGCCCGAAAACCTCTGGGCTGTGGGACGAGCCTATGAAGATTTCTCCCAAACCTCTGATGAAGAAGTTTGTCGCTTGCTAGACAGAGCAAATAACTGTCAGCTCGCGGCATCTTCTTAGGATCTAAAGATGATGGCAAAAAGAGCGATTTTTATTTGTGTTGAAATCAATAGGAGTACAAACTAGAAACAAGCAAAAAGCAAAAAGTAGGCCATCGGTAAATGCCCATTTTCAATTTATCATACCCAGCCACATTTTATTTATTCATTATTATCACTTTTGATAACTGTCAAATTATAAATAAGGACGTCATAATGAAAGCAATCACATTTACTTAAGGAGTTGCCATGTTTCTCAAAAGCAAACAAAATGGTACCTTGATCCAAATAGAGAATCTGGAATCTTTGATCAACCCCAATGAAAATCAAATTACCGGACGAGATCAAGCTGGCCAGGAAGAACAAGGGCCTGCTTCATATCAGAAAGAAGAATTAATTTTTCCTTCCGGCGAGCAACTACCCCGCTGCTGGTTAGATGCAAATTACCCAAAAGCCTGATCTCGGATTAGTTATTAGTCATTTGTAAAATTATCTTTTCACTAATCAGCGATGACTGATGACTAATAACATCTGTACAGTGCGTCAGAAGAGCGTAATTTTTGCGCTCATCATTAATTTTATCGCTCTGACGCACTCCACTTAATCTAACGCCGCAATTTAAGTTAATAACTGAGGACATTGATATGGTTGATACCAGCGTCAAAAAAATAGACTCTACCCAATCCCCTCAAGGTCAAATGGGCCAAAAATATCTTGCCTCTGGAAAGAGTGTGTCAATGCGTCTTTGGGAGGACGAACAGCCTGGTGAAGCGAAACCACTAACTCAGCGCGAGTATGAAACTGTCGGTTATGTCATTAAAGGTCGCGCTGAATTACACATCGAAGGACAGATGGTTTTACTCGAACCTGGTAGTTCCTGGGTAGTACCGAAAGGAGCATCTCACACCTACAAAATCCTCGAAACATTCTCAGCAGTTGAAGCAACTTCTCCCCCAGCCCAAGTTCAAGGGCGCGATGAATAATACTTAAGTAGGGTGGGCAATGCCCACCTTAATTTTTAGGAAAAAATTTTCATCCTATTGGCTTACGCAAAAAGATATTGTTTGCTAATTTATGCCTATTCAATTGTATGTTAAATCACAATTTATTCCTACTAAAGAAAGATTTGGTAATTACCTTTGTCAAGCTATTGTTAAGTTGTGTGAACAAAAAATCATAGACCGAAATCAGTTGTAAGAAAACAAGGAAGATTAGATGCAGAGCAATGTAGTTAGCTTGCCGCTAACCGAATTTAAGCTGAATAAGATTATTGAGCAACAAGCGCAAGTTTTCAAATACGATGAAGCAGAGCAGCAATTTATTACGCTGTTGTATCTCGAAAATTTAGACAAAAAACTGGCAGCACAACCGGAAATTTCTGTCAACTTTGAAAGAGCGATCGCACACGCAATTGAAATAGCTTATAAAGGCGAATCGGGAGATAACGACGCCGCCCACCTTTTTTTACAGCGCGTCCTTTATCGCATCAACCGAATCAACCTTTTTTGGTATGACGATTTGCGCCACTACACCAACGAACGCTCTTACTATTTGCAGAAAATACGTAACCAAATAGAAGAAGTTTGGCAGCAGTGGGAAATATCCCAAATTGATGTAGAAGCTCTGCAAAAACTCGATGCCCAGCAAGCATTAATTGAGCGGGGAGAACGAGATCTCGATCCCTATTTATCTAAAGATGGACGGTACATTCGCGAAGAAATGACCGAGGCAGGATATCGCCACCTCTTAGCAATTGCTTCCTTCGATGGATTGGTAGAAGCAAGTCGTCTTTCCCGTATTTTGGGTGGTGCTGCTAACGAAGTGCAGTGTACTTTGGTGCGAGTACTTTTGGAAGAATACGGCAACGGTCGCCTCTCCCGCAAGCATTCTACATTTTTCGCCCAAATGCTGGCCGAATTTGGCATGAATACGGAACCGGAAGGATATTTTGATATCGTGCCTTGGGAAGTTTTGGCATCCATCAACCACAACTTCTTGCTAACAGAATGCAAGCGTTATTTTCTGCGTTACAACGGCGGACTGACATATTTTGAAATTGTCGGCCCTTCCATCTACAAAAATTATCTCACAGCAGCGCAGCGACTGAAACTTTCAGATGCGGCAATGGGTTATTGGGAATTGCACATCCGGGAAGACGAACGTCACGGTCGCTGGATGCTGGATGATGTTGCTTTGCCATTAGTTGATATGTATCCCGATGAAGCTTGGCAAATTGTTTTGGGGTACGACCAAGAGAAATTTATGGCCGATCGCGCTGGTGCAGCTATGGTGCGATCGATCCGCTCAATTTGCTAATTGTTCATTGCCGATCGCTTCCTCTTCATTCTGCTTTGCTTGCTCTATGAGCGATTAGCGATGAACCGAGCGTCCGATTTTTGCTGTCCTTTTCTGCTCTTTTTTGCTCCTGATACTATGTTTAACCTCTCCATCCTCGCTCCCAAGTCTAAGACTCTCTTTGGTTTTCGCCCAACTCAAAAGCCAAGCTCCAAAGTCGCTAAGAGAAGCCCTTCTGGAAAAGAAGTATTTATTTGCCCGGAAGAATCTAATTTTTACTCGCAGTGCTTAGATATGATGGTGCTAAACGATTGCGGTGAGGATGAAGTA includes these proteins:
- a CDS encoding acetyltransferase, producing the protein MFLKSKQNGTLIQIENLESLINPNENQITGRDQAGQEEQGPASYQKEELIFPSGEQLPRCWLDANYPKA
- a CDS encoding cupin domain-containing protein; protein product: MVDTSVKKIDSTQSPQGQMGQKYLASGKSVSMRLWEDEQPGEAKPLTQREYETVGYVIKGRAELHIEGQMVLLEPGSSWVVPKGASHTYKILETFSAVEATSPPAQVQGRDE
- a CDS encoding iron-containing redox enzyme family protein, coding for MQSNVVSLPLTEFKLNKIIEQQAQVFKYDEAEQQFITLLYLENLDKKLAAQPEISVNFERAIAHAIEIAYKGESGDNDAAHLFLQRVLYRINRINLFWYDDLRHYTNERSYYLQKIRNQIEEVWQQWEISQIDVEALQKLDAQQALIERGERDLDPYLSKDGRYIREEMTEAGYRHLLAIASFDGLVEASRLSRILGGAANEVQCTLVRVLLEEYGNGRLSRKHSTFFAQMLAEFGMNTEPEGYFDIVPWEVLASINHNFLLTECKRYFLRYNGGLTYFEIVGPSIYKNYLTAAQRLKLSDAAMGYWELHIREDERHGRWMLDDVALPLVDMYPDEAWQIVLGYDQEKFMADRAGAAMVRSIRSIC